The DNA sequence AAACAAGCCTGAAACACACCTAAAACACATCTGAAACACACCTGTAACAAGCattaaaatgtctgaaacacaTCTGAAAAAAGCCTGAAACAAGtctgaaaatgtctgaaacacaACTGAAACACATCTGAAACACACTTGAAACAAGTTGgaaaatgtctgaaacacacctgaaatacatctgaaacacacctgaaacaagcattaaaatgtctgaaacacaTCTGAAAAAAGCCTGAAACAAGtctgaaaatgtctgaaacacaACTGAAACACATCTGAAACACATCTGAAACACACTTGAAACAAGTTGgaaaatgtctgaaacacaCCTGAAATACATCTGAAACGCACCTGAAACAAGCattaaaatgtctgaaacacaTCTGTCAGCACCTTATCAAGACCTGACCCAGTGAAGACGTTTCTCTAaagcaaggacatttaaacacagTCCGGACTTTTCCAGTGGGGAAGTTTTAAAGGGACAGTATTAATGATGTTTTGGGAACGGGGACACATTTACAGAGTGAGCAGAAACACAGGGAATGAGGCTTTTCTCAGCTGCTGTGATTGGACTGTGAAGATGTTTCAGGATGTATGATATCCTGCTAGCATCTGCTGGGGGTTGCAGTTTGTCCAGTAGGTGGCGCTATGATTTGTTCTCTCTAACATTTTGTGTCCTCTTTGTGTCTGTAGCATCAGCATATGCCAGCCTGCAGCAGCACGGCTCCGAAGGCGTCCATGGGAAGTCGTCCCCGGTTGCCGTCTTCGTACCCCGGCCGGATTACCTGGAGGGGGACGAGGACGCGGACCTCATCAAACCCAAGAAGCTGGTGAATCCAGTCAAAGCTTCGAAGAGTCACCAGGAGCTTCACCGCGAGCTGCTGAGCAGTTACAAACGGTAACGCTCTGattagttttaattttgcaaagaatgaagaggaagaagaaggggTGGGGTCAGACAGCGTGACTGAAGCTCCCACCTTCAGCTTTATTCAGACTGTTTAAATCCACTCATGTTCGAGTATGAAAGCTGAAAGTTTGAACTCGAGTCACGCATCTGAACTATAAACCCCTCTGAACCCGCCTGTGTCTCAGGACGCAGTCAGAGATGTGTTTTTAGATTATTAGAGATGGATTTCATGGAAACATTTGTGGAAAAGATGTTTTTTAGTTGTGGGAGTTGGGGTTGATGGAGCCTCAGATTTAGATCATATTTCAGGGAAGTGTCATTAGTGATGTTTCTGATATACTGAGCGTGTTATTGATGCTGCCGGCAGAGCGCCAGTGAGTGAAGGTCACACTCACATGTCTAATCACTGATCACACTTCCTGAAGTCAAATAAAAGACCTCTCTAACGAAAGCCTGGAAACAGAGAATCAGGCCGAGCTGAGATTCTTTCCCCGCGTGACCACGTCACCGAGTTCCTGTCACATGACCAGAACTCGTTCATGTGACAGGAACGCGTTTGTGTCAAAAGCTCATTTGTTGCTTCCACTGTCAGCAGGACGGTGTCGTCACTTGTATTCAGAGCTCAACATCGCTCAACCGCTGCCGTGTGTCCTCGGGTTTACCTGACACCCGCTGACCAATCAGCATTTGGCCATTTAAATGGCGTCGCTGCGGTCGAGCCTGGGCCGTGAGGGGTTTGTGAAGCAGGCGCTGCTAAGCAACAGCCTCCTGCCTCCCAGGCCTCTGACCGCCGAGGACGCTGGGAAAGTTCTCACCTCATTCAGGAGGAGCAGCGAGGcacaaaacaactttatttaagcTCCAGGCCTGAAACACAAAGAAGTTAAAGGCTCCTGGAAAAGAGGAGGCGAGCGGCGTGAATGATTCATGAGGAGAGCCgaatgctgcacacacacacacacagtctgaattgtgtatgtgtgtgtgtgtctgtgtgcgcgcAGAGCGGGGGTCAGTGTGGAAATGAAGCCCGAGCTGCAGCGGGTGCTGGAGTCCAGGAGGAGAGATCAGCTGATCAAacagaggaaggaggaggacgaggcTCGCAGGAAGGTTTCTCCTCTGGAGGCCGAACTGCTGAAGAGACACAAGAAGCTGGaggaggtaacacacacacagacacacacaccagtgaATCACAGCGATGTGGAATTACAAAGCTGTGACGCTCTGTGTGTCACGCTACACAAGTTCAAAGACTTTCACATCGTTTCTccgaaagttgattctgttcatctggacgttttccgtgggagaaacgtttcatctgTACATTTGCAtgatgactgaaaccagcccactgaaggaacaatgggctgtccAGCTCATTGTTTataaatgtgctgtttataaggttggaaaccagcagtcagctgagactgaagaagtcacctgatgacgatgaaacgtttctcccactgaaaacgtccagatgaacagaatcagcctttggagatttacttacctggatgatggaGCATCAAGACGCTGCTCATCGTTTCTTCATGAAGTGCtcgctgtgtgtgtctgtgtgtgtgtctgtgtgtgtgtgtgtctgtctgtgtgtgtgtgtgtctgtgtgtgtgtgtgtgtgtgtgtgtgtgtgtgtgtctgtgtgtgtgtgtctgtgtgtgtgtgtgtgtgtctgtgtgtgtgtgtgtctgtctgtctgtgtgtgtgtgtctgtgtgtgtgtctgtgtgtgtgtgtgtgtgtgtgtctgtgtgtgtgtgtgtctgtgtgtgtgtgtgtgtgtgtctgtgtgtgtgtgtgtgtgtgtgtctgtctgtgtgtgtgtctgtgtgtgtgtgtgtctgtgtgtgtgtgtgtgtgtgtctgtctgtgtatgtgtgtgtgtgtgtgtctgtgtgtgtgtctgtctgtgtgtgtgtgtgtgtctgtgtgtgtgtgtgtgtctgtctgtctgtgtgtgtgtgtgtctgtgtgtctgtgtgtgtgtgtctgtctgtgtatgtgtgtgtgtgtgtgtgtgtctgtgtgtgtgtgtctgtgtgtgtgtgtgtgtgtgtgtgtctgtgtgtgtgtgtgtctgtctgtctgtgtgtgtgtgtgtctgtgtgtctgtgtgtgtgtgtgtgtgtgtgtgtctgtgtgtgtgtgtctgtgtgtgtgtgtgtgtctgtgtgtgtgtgtgtctgtgtgtgtgtgtgtgtgtgtctgtctgtgtgtgtgtgtgtgtctgtctgtgtgtgtgtctgtgtgtgtgtgtgtgtctgtgtgtgtgtgtgtgtgtgtctgtctgtgtgtgtgtgtgtgtctgtctgtgtgtgtgtctgtgtgtgtgtgtgtgtctgtgtgtgtgtgtgtgtgtgtgtctgtctgtgtatgtgtgtgtgtgtgtgtctgtgtgtgtgtctgtctgtgtatgtgtgtgtgtgtgtgtgtctgtgtgtgtgtgtgtgtgtgtgtgtgtgtgtgtgtgtgtgtctgtgtgtgtgtgtctgtctgtgtatgtgtgtgtgtgtgtgtgtctgtgtgtgtgtgtctgtctgtgtgtgtgtgtgtctgtatgtgtgtctgtgtgtctgtctgtgtgtctgtgtctgtgcgtctgtgtgtgtgtgtgtgtgtgtctgtctgtgtgtgtgtgtgtgtgtctgtgtgtgtgtgtgtgtgtgtctgtctgtgtatgtgtgtgtctgtgtgtctgtgtctgtgtgtgtgtctgtgtgtgtgtctgtctgtgtgtgtgtgtctgtctgtgtatgtgtgtgtgtctgtgtgtgtgtgtctgtctgtgtgtgtgtctgtgtgtgtgtctgtctgtctgtctgtgtgtgtgtctgtctgtgtgtgtgtgtgtctgtctgtctgtctgtgtgtgtgtctgtctgtgtgtgtgtgtgtctgtgtgtgtctgtctgtctgtgtgtgtccgtgtgtgtgtgtctgtgtctttgtgtgtgtgtgtgtgtgtgtctgtgtgtgtgtgtctgtctgtgtgtctgtgtgtgtgtgtgtctgtctgtctgtctgtgtgtgtgtgtgtgtgtgtgtgtgtgtgtgtctgtctgtctgtgtgtgtgtgtgtgtctgtctgtctgtgtgtctgtgtgtctgtgtgtctgtgtgtgtgtgtgtgtgtgtgtgtctgtgtgtgtgtgtgtgtctgtctgtctgtgtgtgtgtctgtccgtgtgtgtgtgtgtgtctgtgtgtctgtgtgtgtgtgtgtgtgtctgtccgtgtgtgtgtgtctgtctgtctgtctgtgtgtgtgtctgtccgtgtgtgtgtgtctgtctgtctgtgtgtgtgtctgtgtgtgtccgtgtgtgtgtgtctgtgtctttgtgtgtgtgtgtgtctgtccgtgtgtgtctgtctgtgtgtgtgtgtgtgtgtgtgtgtctgtctgtgtgtgtgtctgtccgtgtgtgtgtgtgtgtgtctgtctgtctgtctgtgtgtgtgtctgtccgtgtgtgtgtgtgtctgtgtgtgtccgtgtgtgtgtgtctgtgtctttgtgtgtgtgtctgtctatccgtgtgtgcatgtgtgcgtgttgCTCTTCATCACCACCTTTCTCTTTACATTGGAGCTTTGTCGTCTCGATCACAGCTGATCGCCTCATTGTGTACTTATAGTCGTACTTGTGCGCTCACCTGAAGCATGTAAACCTGTGGCAGCAGTCGCAGGATGAGAAGCGCGTCACTGCTCAGTTGGCGTTAAAGCAGCAGGTTTTCTTTATGCTGCGTGTGCTGCccatgacctttgaccctggTCTTGCTGATCTGAGGGGGGTGAATCcagatgtttctgtgtgtttgtgtcctcaGCTGGAGAGACAGCAGGAGCAGGAAGACCTGAGAGCCCCCGAGTTCGTCAAAGTCAAGGAGAACCTGAGGAGGACGTCCGTTCAGGGcaaagaggagaaggaggtgtAGAGGCAGCGGGAGCGGAGACGGCAAGCGTCCAAGGACACAGGTGCCGGCAGCTGGACGGGACGGCGGTGATGTCTCTCGGCAGCTCGGGTCGGTGGTTCTGAATCAGGACGCTACAGAGCAACACGAGCAAACGACAACTGCCTCTGTGAGCAGATACGTGCGACTGAAGCGAGGAAACAGCAGGAGGCGCTGCTGCACAGATAGGAAAGGACTCTTGAACCTGAACCTGTGCTCGTTTGagtctgaggctacgtccacactaatgcgttttcattcgttttctctccgttttggcctcccgtcctcactgagacggcgttttccctaaaggaaaacacagcgttttcaaaacgctctCAAAAACGCACACATTTGAAGACGGTGCTTTCCCGTcccagtgtggacagcgaaaagGGAGACTTTTGAAAACGATGACACatgttagtcatgtgatgcagtcatgtgaccaattaaacaaagatggcGGAGGGCGTtacacagcagttgttttgtttgacagccctGTTacagattaatatcagtctgcaCGTGCTCCAgagagcttttcttcaaattctttaattctcactcacttttgcaactttgtacttttgtgttactcgcagcaacaactccacctcattgttagtccgtTTAAAAAACTCGctgcttttcctcgacattttgccgccacgtttcaaagagccggaaagtaaataagcggcagacagaaatgaggcaggccgaATCTTCTTGCGCGtcacgcatgcgcaggactggaacgtgagcgttttcagccgtttcagtgtggacgcacaactctgtgaaaacgaatgaaaacgctagtgtggacgcggagcgtttccAGACGAAAACGccattttcaaatctatccgggccagtgtggacgtagcctgagtgTGTTGGTTTGCTCTCCTGCACTGAACTTGTGCCTAATCTCACCTGTGAGACTCTCACAGATCAGATACTGTGATCACTTTGTCCTTCCTCTCTCATCTTCAACATGCTAATCACATAGATTGATAAAACACTGACATGACTACAAACCTCAGTGAGCTTCCTTTATCTGTGGCAGATTTTACAGTTTCATTAGAGATTTATTAGAGATTTTAAGCTCAGATTCATGTGATTCGAGCCTGCGAGCTCCTCTTGGGGAAGCCTTACTTCCTGTGCTCATGGGACTCTGACGGGATAATCTTTGTGCAATTTAGACTTTTACTGTGGAGACGGGGATTCAAATTTtactgtttgtatttgtgtgtctttTATCGTGTTCAGCCTGACGCCTCTCATGTGTCTGCTGATCAATAAAGAACTAACCTCTGGTTTCTTCTGCAGATTTCATTTAAAGTGTGAAACTGTGCTGCTGACACCACCTCCTCTCATGCTGCTCTGCTCTACGTTCCCTTTGTCACGTACAGCATCTTCTGCAAACATGAGTATCACctgttgccccctgctggatgatccacagctgctAGAGGAAACCTGACCTTACACATCTGGATCACATTAAGAATAGGGTCTGCAGTCAGAGCTTCTCTGAGCTTCAGTGCTTCTTTTGTTACCTGCTTCATTAATGGAGAGCAGACAATGGAGGTCATGTTTGCCTGCAGTGCTGGTCTCCTGCACGCCTTCATTGTCCTGCACTGGCTGCCTCAACGCAGGAATTTAGCGTCTTTTTATCAATAAGAACAGATTTATATGGATGAAATGTAATTCTTAGCTTCAAGTGAAAGAAACGGAGAAAACAAAGTGTCTAAAAATGACTT is a window from the Pelmatolapia mariae isolate MD_Pm_ZW linkage group LG5, Pm_UMD_F_2, whole genome shotgun sequence genome containing:
- the si:ch211-236d3.4 gene encoding actin-associated protein FAM107A, which encodes MGAVYGKKKAYNIDHQALPKQPHSVTNGKQPNSKASAYASLQQHGSEGVHGKSSPVAVFVPRPDYLEGDEDADLIKPKKLVNPVKASKSHQELHRELLSSYKRAGVSVEMKPELQRVLESRRRDQLIKQRKEEDEARRKVSPLEAELLKRHKKLEELERQQEQEDLRAPEFVKVKENLRRTSVQGKEEKEV